A genomic region of Leptolyngbyaceae cyanobacterium contains the following coding sequences:
- a CDS encoding SDR family NAD(P)-dependent oxidoreductase encodes MELKPINEQVVAVVGASSGIGRDTALQFAKKGAKVVVSARSESGLQSLVEEIRGFGGEAIAHLADVADFAQVNAIADTAIAQYGRLDTWVHLSATGAIAPFDRITPEEFKRIIDVNTL; translated from the coding sequence GTGGAATTAAAACCAATCAACGAGCAAGTAGTGGCAGTAGTAGGAGCTTCTAGCGGTATTGGGAGGGATACAGCCCTGCAATTCGCCAAAAAAGGCGCAAAAGTGGTAGTTTCTGCCCGTAGCGAATCGGGGTTGCAATCTTTAGTAGAGGAAATTCGCGGTTTTGGCGGGGAAGCGATCGCACATTTGGCAGATGTAGCAGACTTTGCACAAGTAAATGCGATCGCAGACACAGCCATTGCACAGTACGGACGACTCGATACTTGGGTGCATCTCTCGGCAACTGGTGCGATCGCACCCTTCGATCGAATTACCCCAGAAGAATTCAAGCGCATTATCGATGTCAACACTTTATAA
- a CDS encoding DUF2243 domain-containing protein: protein MEKQPDRVVNLIAAGILLGMGAAGFFDGIVLHQILQWHHMLTSIDPSDIEINTLWDGLFHLLDYVLTVAGVVFLWRAASNAKFPLFLKTFGGSLMLGAGLFNLIEGSIDHQILGIHHVKL, encoded by the coding sequence ATGGAGAAACAACCAGATCGAGTAGTAAATTTAATTGCGGCTGGTATCCTGTTGGGTATGGGTGCTGCCGGATTTTTTGATGGAATTGTATTACATCAAATTCTGCAATGGCATCATATGCTCACCAGCATCGATCCTTCCGATATAGAAATAAATACTCTTTGGGATGGCTTATTTCACCTACTTGATTACGTGCTTACCGTAGCTGGAGTAGTATTTTTATGGCGTGCGGCATCTAATGCTAAATTTCCTTTATTTCTCAAAACTTTTGGTGGTTCGTTAATGCTCGGTGCGGGATTATTTAACTTAATTGAAGGTTCGATCGATCATCAAATATTGGGTATTCATCATGTTAAATTATGA
- a CDS encoding SRPBCC family protein, with protein MEIMEQNTTSQPEKNVGDGERWASLIGGGALVLYGLSQRSLRGALMALAGGGLVYRGVAAQTSLQEATGMNKTMKVEKTVTINKSPAELYSFWHDFENLPRFMKHLKFVRVIDEKRSHWIANAPMDNSVEWDAEIIKDEENKLIAWASVEGADIDNSGFVRFQPAPKGRGTEVKVVIEYDPPGGAIGAAIAKLFGEEPEQQIGDDLRRFKQLMEAGEIATTEGQPSCRG; from the coding sequence ATGGAAATCATGGAACAAAATACCACTAGTCAACCAGAAAAAAATGTCGGCGATGGAGAACGCTGGGCATCTTTAATTGGTGGCGGCGCACTCGTACTTTACGGTTTATCACAACGCTCTCTGCGGGGTGCGTTGATGGCACTAGCAGGTGGGGGTTTAGTGTATCGCGGTGTAGCTGCTCAAACTAGTCTGCAAGAAGCAACGGGAATGAATAAAACCATGAAAGTTGAAAAGACCGTGACCATTAATAAATCGCCAGCAGAGTTGTATAGTTTCTGGCACGATTTTGAGAATTTACCCCGGTTTATGAAACATCTTAAATTCGTGAGAGTGATTGATGAAAAACGCTCTCATTGGATTGCTAATGCACCGATGGATAATAGCGTTGAATGGGATGCAGAAATTATCAAAGATGAAGAAAACAAGCTGATTGCTTGGGCTTCTGTGGAAGGTGCAGATATTGATAATTCTGGTTTTGTTCGCTTTCAACCAGCACCGAAGGGACGGGGTACAGAAGTGAAAGTGGTGATTGAATACGATCCGCCTGGTGGTGCTATTGGTGCTGCGATCGCAAAACTCTTCGGTGAAGAACCAGAACAACAAATTGGCGACGATCTGCGCCGCTTCAAACAATTAATGGAAGCCGGAGAAATTGCCACTACAGAAGGTCAACCTAGTTGTCGGGGATAG